From Candidatus Margulisiibacteriota bacterium:
GCTGTCAGCCAGACTGCCGACCAGCCAAAAAAGATCACGGAGGCCAGCCAGGCGGGAGTTAAAGCGATCAAAACAGCGCGCATCAAAACCGGCGTGGTCACTCCCGAGTGTAAATGCGGCGATACCGCTAAAATTTTCATTTGCTCAACTCCCGTTTTTCAGCGGCCTTGTGCTGTCTGATCTTTTGCACCAGATATTTGCGCGCGGGGCAGACAAAAGCGCAAAGCCCGCACTCCATGCAGTCCGTCAAACCTCTTTCGCGGTACGGCAACAAACCCAGCGGACAGGCGTCAACACAGCGCGCGCAGCGGAGACAGTTCGTTTCTGTGAAGACCTGTGAACGCAGCAGGATAATTCCGGAAACACCTTTAGCCACCGGCAGATCCAGCGCGGCCATAGCAAAACCCATCATCGGCCCGCCGGAGATCACGCGAAAATCTTTTTTCGCAAAATTTTCCGGCAGCTTGACCACATCTTGATACAGAGTTCCGAGCCTGACCCAATAATTGCCCGGATTGGCAAACTCGCCGGACACCGTGACCACACGTTCAAGCAGCGGCAGGCCGGTCTGCACGCTGCGCGCCAGCTGATAAGCCGTGCCGACATTGACCACGACCGCGCCCACATCGATCGGCAGCCCCTTATTTGGTATTTTGCGGCCGACCGTTCTTTTGACCAGCACCTTTTCCGCTCCGGCGGGATAGACTGACGGCAGTAAAGCAATGCGGGCAAATTCTTCCACACCGCAGTTTTTCAAGCCGGCAATGACGTCTTTTTTATTGTCCTCAATAGCCACGACCACCCAGACCGCGCAGGCAGCTTTGGCCAGCAAACGCAGTCCCTGCACCACTTCATTGGGATGCTCGAGCAAAAGCCGGTAATCCGCGTTGAGGTACGGCTCACATTCCGCGGCGTTGAGGATCAGCGTATCGACTTTTTTGTCTTTGGGCGGCGACACTTTGACATGCGTGGGAAAAGCCGCGCCGCCCAGTCCCACCAAACCGATCTCACGGATTATTTCGCGGATGTTTTCCGTATCCAGCTCGGCCAGCGGCGGATACTGCTTGAGATTGGGATCGCGCTCGTCCTGAAAGTCATTTTTGATCTTGACCGCCTCGACCAAATTGCCCTGCGGGTTTTTGATCTTGACCAGATCCGCCACTTCGCCGGACACCGGAGAATGTACATTGGCCGTGACAAAAGCGTCCGCCGAGCCGATCAACTGGCCGCGCCGCACCTGGTCGCCTTTTTTGACCAAACTCACCGCTGGCGCGCCGACATGCTGGAGCAGCGGCACATAGAGATATTCCGGCGCAGGTAGTTCCGTAAGCGCCAGGCCGCGCGTCAAAGACTTGTAATCGCTATACACCGGAGTTCTCAT
This genomic window contains:
- the rsxC gene encoding electron transport complex subunit RsxC, which codes for MRTPVYSDYKSLTRGLALTELPAPEYLYVPLLQHVGAPAVSLVKKGDQVRRGQLIGSADAFVTANVHSPVSGEVADLVKIKNPQGNLVEAVKIKNDFQDERDPNLKQYPPLAELDTENIREIIREIGLVGLGGAAFPTHVKVSPPKDKKVDTLILNAAECEPYLNADYRLLLEHPNEVVQGLRLLAKAACAVWVVVAIEDNKKDVIAGLKNCGVEEFARIALLPSVYPAGAEKVLVKRTVGRKIPNKGLPIDVGAVVVNVGTAYQLARSVQTGLPLLERVVTVSGEFANPGNYWVRLGTLYQDVVKLPENFAKKDFRVISGGPMMGFAMAALDLPVAKGVSGIILLRSQVFTETNCLRCARCVDACPLGLLPYRERGLTDCMECGLCAFVCPARKYLVQKIRQHKAAEKRELSK
- a CDS encoding RnfABCDGE type electron transport complex subunit D, with amino-acid sequence MKILAVSPHLHSGVTTPVLMRAVLIALTPAWLASVIFFGWSAVWLTA